The following coding sequences are from one Musa acuminata AAA Group cultivar baxijiao chromosome BXJ2-4, Cavendish_Baxijiao_AAA, whole genome shotgun sequence window:
- the LOC135581699 gene encoding ethylene-responsive transcription factor ERF027-like isoform X1 → MAERPWDLQGHAGESSRAFPSSQLAEQMTRSYDQGANAPQPEMEPRVRAGASRRHPSYRGIRYRSGKWVSEIREPRKSTRIWLGTYTTAEMAAVAYDVAAHALRGTDAQLNFPDQIASRPSPLSSSPTHIRVAAAEAAASLMPSSGAGDESDGAAAAAAVATVASQQQPGSYIDEEEIFDMPQLLVNMAEGMLMSPPRLSPHGSDDSPEVSEGESLWSYR, encoded by the coding sequence ATGGCTGAACGCCCTTGGGACTTGCAGGGTCATGCGGGGGAGAGCAGCCGAGCATTCCCATCTTCTCAACTCGCCGAGCAGATGACCCGTTCTTATGATCAAGGAGCTAATGCGCCGCAGCCGGAGATGGAGCCACGCGTGAGGGCAGGCGCCTCACGGAGGCACCCGAGCTACCGCGGCATACGGTACCGGAGCGGCAAGTGGGTGTCGGAGATCCGCGAGCCGCGAAAGTCCACCCGCATCTGGCTCGGCACGTACACAACCGCAGAGATGGCGGCCGTGGCCTACGACGTCGCAGCGCATGCACTCCGCGGCACGGACGCCCAGCTGAACTTTCCGGACCAAATTGCCTCGCGTCCGTCGCCGCTCTCGTCCTCTCCGACCCATATCCgtgtggcggcggcggaggctgCCGCTTCCCTGATGCCGAGTTCCGGAGCGGGCGACGAAAGCGAtggcgctgctgccgccgccgccgtcgccaccgTTGCTTCGCAACAACAGCCAGGGAGTTATATAGATGAGGAAGAGATATTCGACATGCCGCAGTTGTTGGTGAACATGGCGGAGGGGATGCTCATGAGCCCACCTAGGTTGAGTCCGCACGGTTCTGATGACTCGCCGGAGGTTTCGGAGGGTGAGAGCTTGTGGAGCTATCGTTAG
- the LOC135581699 gene encoding ethylene-responsive transcription factor ERF026-like isoform X2, protein MTRSYDQGANAPQPEMEPRVRAGASRRHPSYRGIRYRSGKWVSEIREPRKSTRIWLGTYTTAEMAAVAYDVAAHALRGTDAQLNFPDQIASRPSPLSSSPTHIRVAAAEAAASLMPSSGAGDESDGAAAAAAVATVASQQQPGSYIDEEEIFDMPQLLVNMAEGMLMSPPRLSPHGSDDSPEVSEGESLWSYR, encoded by the coding sequence ATGACCCGTTCTTATGATCAAGGAGCTAATGCGCCGCAGCCGGAGATGGAGCCACGCGTGAGGGCAGGCGCCTCACGGAGGCACCCGAGCTACCGCGGCATACGGTACCGGAGCGGCAAGTGGGTGTCGGAGATCCGCGAGCCGCGAAAGTCCACCCGCATCTGGCTCGGCACGTACACAACCGCAGAGATGGCGGCCGTGGCCTACGACGTCGCAGCGCATGCACTCCGCGGCACGGACGCCCAGCTGAACTTTCCGGACCAAATTGCCTCGCGTCCGTCGCCGCTCTCGTCCTCTCCGACCCATATCCgtgtggcggcggcggaggctgCCGCTTCCCTGATGCCGAGTTCCGGAGCGGGCGACGAAAGCGAtggcgctgctgccgccgccgccgtcgccaccgTTGCTTCGCAACAACAGCCAGGGAGTTATATAGATGAGGAAGAGATATTCGACATGCCGCAGTTGTTGGTGAACATGGCGGAGGGGATGCTCATGAGCCCACCTAGGTTGAGTCCGCACGGTTCTGATGACTCGCCGGAGGTTTCGGAGGGTGAGAGCTTGTGGAGCTATCGTTAG